From one Rosa rugosa chromosome 4, drRosRugo1.1, whole genome shotgun sequence genomic stretch:
- the LOC133746347 gene encoding uncharacterized protein LOC133746347, translating to MHVKVCGCSIFLIHTVLDYCMELILSYFDEVKKVGNSEKRKRGTGTIGVSIRNGREILLKDDWRRLEEPYGSIFITIPTVLDSSLAPEGHRILHIYDLFH from the exons ATGCATGTGAAGGTATGTGG GTGTAGCATCTTTCTTATTCATACTGTATTGGATTATTGTATGGAGTTGATTCTGTCTTATTTCGATGAG GTGAAGAAGGTAGGTAACTCAgagaaaaggaagagggggacggGAACAATCG GTGTATCAATACGTAATGGAAGAGAAATCCTTTTAAAG gacgATTGGAGAAGGTTAGAGGAGCCTTATGGAAGTATATTCATAACTATTCCAACTGTTCTTGATTCATCATTGGCTCCAGAAGGGCACCGTATTCTTCATATTTACGACCTCTTCCATTGA
- the LOC133745192 gene encoding 7-deoxyloganetin glucosyltransferase-like — protein MGSNALMAETKPHAVCIPYPAQGHINPMLKLAKLLHHKGFHITFVNTEYNHKRLLNSRGPKALDGLPSFQFKTIPDGLPPTDKNATQDIPALCESTRKYCLPHFRELLGKLNSEADSPPVSCVVSDGIMSFTLDAAEELGVPTVLFWTTSACGFMCYIQYQHLVEKGYTPLRDASYLTNGYLNTAIDWIPGMKDIRLQDFPTFIRTTDPNDNMIDFVLHETERAAKKASAIILNTFDDIEHDVLEALSTLLPPVYSIGPLNLQVNQIPPDSELQTFGSNLWKEETEGLEWLDSKEPKSVVYVNFGSITVMTQTQMIEFAWGLANSKKTFLWVIRPDLVGGASAMVPAEFVEETRERSMLINWCPQDQVLSHPAIGGFLTHSGWNSTVESVCGGVPMICWPFFAEQQTNCRYCCKDWGIGMEIEGDPKRDYIEELLRKLMEGEEGKEMKKKALEWKRLAMEAVTSPEGSSFVNLEKMVNQVLLAPRKY, from the exons ATGGGTTCTAATGCTTTAATGGCAGAGACTAAGCCACATGCCGTATGCATCCCTTACCCAGCTCAGGGTCACATAAACCCTATGCTCAAGTTAGCCAAGCTCCTCCACCACAAGGGCTTCCACATCACTTTCGTCAACACCGAGTACAACCACAAGCGCCTCCTGAACTCCCGAGGTCCCAAAGCCCTCGACGGCCTCCCCTCTTTTCAGTTCAAGACCATCCCCGATGGGCTCCCTCCTACCGACAAGAATGCCACGCAGGACATACCGGCTCTGTGCGAGTCCACCAGGAAGTACTGCCTCCCGCACTTCAGGGAGCTTCTTGGGAAGCTAAACTCTGAGGCGGACTCACCGCCAGTGAGCTGCGTGGTTTCTGATGGTATCATGAGCTTCACTCTTGATGCGGCCGAGGAACTGGGGGTGCCGACAGTGCTTTTCTGGACTACTAGTGCTTGCGGGTTCATGTGTTACATTCAGTATCAGCATCTTGTTGAGAAGGGTTACACTCCTCTTAGAG ATGCCAGTTACTTGACAAACGGCTACTTGAACACCGCAATAGACTGGATACCAGGCATGAAAGATATCCGTTTGCAGGATTTCCCAACCTTCATCAGAACCACAGACCCAAACGACAACATGATCGATTTCGTTCTTCACGAAACCGAACGAGCAGCTAAGAAAGCCTCCGCCATCATCTTGAACACATTTGACGACATAGAACACGACGTCCTCGAAGCCCTCTCGACCCTCCTACCTCCAGTCTACTCCATCGGGCCCCTAAACCTACAAGTCAACCAAATCCCACCCGACAGTGAGTTGCAGACCTTTGGGTCGAATCTCTGGAAGGAAGAGACAGAGGGTTTGGAATGGCTGGACTCTAAGGAGCCCAAATCTGTTGTCTACGTCAACTTCGGAAGCATCACAGTGATGACCCAAACTCAAATGATCGAGTTCGCTTGGGGGCTCGCAAACAGCAAGAAGACGTTTCTCTGGGTTATCAGGCCTGACCTAGTTGGGGGAGCATCGGCTATGGTGCCGGCAGAGTTTGTAGAGGAGACGAGAGAAAGAAGTATGTTGATCAATTGGTGTCCTCAGGACCAAGTCCTGAGCCATCCAGCGATCGGAGGGTTCTTGACTCACAGCGGGTGGAACTCGACGGTCGAGAGTGTCTGCGGCGGAGTGCCGATGATCTGCTGGCCTTTCTTCGCCGAGCAACAGACGAACTGCAGGTACTGTTGCAAAGATTGGGGAATAGGGATGGAGATTGAGGGTGATCCTAAGAGAGATTATATAGAAGAGCTTTTGAGGAAGTTGATGGAGGGAGAAGAAGGGaaagagatgaagaagaaagctCTGGAATGGAAGAGGTTGGCAATGGAGGCCGTCACTAGTCCTGAGGGTTCGTCTTTTGTGAACTTGGAAAAGATGGTCAACCAGGTTCTTCTAGCTCCCAGAAAATATTAA